The following coding sequences lie in one Halorussus vallis genomic window:
- a CDS encoding SDR family NAD(P)-dependent oxidoreductase, protein MGERLSGETAIVTGSSQGIGKGIAEQFAAEGANVVVNSRSADRAEEVAAAIESEGGTAIAVAADVSDEDEMEALVETTVEEFGRLDVMVNNAGITTLGPAEEFDVEEWRRIVDVNLVGTFIGCQVAGRQMIDQDGDGAILNVSSLMASRGLHLRSPYCASKAGVSNLTRTLAVEWAEHDVSVNALAPGYIWTEITDQTQGSGGYTDDDIRDRTPLGRFGSVEEMAECALFLVGRNNFVTGEVLHADGGWKAYGWGCGDQ, encoded by the coding sequence ATGGGTGAACGACTCAGCGGAGAAACCGCAATCGTCACCGGGTCTAGCCAGGGTATTGGAAAGGGGATCGCCGAGCAGTTCGCCGCGGAGGGCGCGAACGTCGTCGTCAACTCCCGGTCGGCCGACCGCGCCGAGGAAGTCGCGGCGGCGATCGAGTCCGAGGGCGGCACCGCCATCGCCGTCGCGGCCGACGTCAGCGACGAGGACGAGATGGAGGCGCTGGTCGAAACCACCGTCGAGGAGTTCGGCCGACTCGACGTGATGGTGAACAACGCCGGCATCACGACCCTCGGTCCGGCCGAGGAGTTCGACGTCGAGGAGTGGCGGCGAATCGTCGACGTCAACCTGGTCGGGACGTTCATCGGCTGTCAGGTGGCCGGCCGGCAGATGATCGACCAGGACGGCGACGGCGCCATCCTCAACGTCTCCTCGCTGATGGCCAGTCGCGGGCTTCACCTCCGGTCGCCCTACTGCGCGTCGAAGGCGGGCGTGAGCAACCTCACGAGGACGCTCGCGGTGGAGTGGGCCGAGCACGACGTCTCCGTCAACGCCCTCGCGCCGGGGTACATCTGGACCGAGATCACCGACCAGACCCAGGGCTCGGGCGGCTACACCGACGACGACATCCGCGACCGGACGCCACTCGGCCGGTTCGGGTCGGTCGAGGAGATGGCCGAGTGTGCGCTCTTTCTGGTCGGCCGGAACAACTTCGTCACGGGCGAGGTGCTCCACGCCGACGGCGGGTGGAAGGCCTACGGTTGGGGATGCGGCGACCAGTAG
- a CDS encoding RraA family protein, which yields MSLTSEQRRRLRELHSALINDVTDEMGINDNVIPCTRIESLWRRDPVVGTAHPSQRVEIGYEEEGSDDAEDSDFFRYLEAVEDGDFVVMAAPTDTEVGLWGELLSTIVQENGAVGALIDGPTRDSRMIEDHEFPVWADGHSAIESFGRVSFREWDVPVEIDGVTVKPGDVVFADYESIVVIDPDVVEEVIERGEEELETENAVRRDIRDGDSVFEVWDRYGTL from the coding sequence ATGAGCCTCACCAGCGAACAGCGCCGCCGGCTACGGGAACTGCACAGCGCACTGATCAACGACGTCACCGACGAGATGGGGATCAACGACAACGTGATCCCCTGTACGCGAATCGAGTCCCTCTGGCGGCGCGACCCCGTCGTCGGGACCGCCCATCCCTCCCAGCGCGTCGAGATCGGTTACGAGGAGGAGGGGTCGGACGACGCGGAGGATTCGGACTTCTTCCGCTACCTCGAGGCGGTGGAGGACGGCGACTTCGTCGTCATGGCGGCCCCGACGGACACGGAGGTCGGACTCTGGGGAGAGTTGCTGAGCACGATCGTACAGGAGAACGGCGCCGTCGGTGCGCTCATCGACGGGCCGACCCGCGACTCGCGGATGATCGAGGACCACGAGTTCCCCGTGTGGGCGGACGGCCACAGCGCGATCGAGTCGTTCGGCCGGGTGAGCTTCAGAGAGTGGGACGTTCCCGTCGAAATCGACGGCGTGACCGTGAAGCCGGGTGACGTCGTGTTCGCCGACTACGAGTCCATCGTGGTCATCGACCCCGACGTCGTCGAAGAGGTCATCGAACGCGGCGAGGAGGAACTGGAAACCGAGAACGCGGTTCGACGCGACATCCGGGACGGCGACAGCGTCTTCGAGGTCTGGGACCGGTACGGCACGCTGTAG
- the uxaC gene encoding glucuronate isomerase — protein MGFIDERYLLDTDAAARLYRSIEDLPVVDPHNHVDLAEVVENEPWSDVWEVEGATDHYVWQLMRKRGVPEEKITGDATNREKWDALAAVFPDFAGNPTYEWVHLDLRRRFGIEEPVSAETADEIWAETKRQLAEPEMRPQRVLRDMNVEVLCSSDDPTSDLSYHERAEDEVEGVDVRPTWRPDRALKIDAEAWSTFVAELDEATDVDVDDGGFAAFLDALAETHDYFVDRGCVACDIGTGTDPISKPVSRERAAAVYEKARRGENLASDEVEDYRAFLLEFVGELNSEAGWVTQLHVGAVRNYRASLYDELGPNAGGDVSTQDVDLVANLDHFLDRFDGEMEIVLYVLDPTHYPSATVVARAYPNVSVGPAWWFNDSPFGIENQLERVASVDLLSNFAGMVSDSRKLVSYGSRFEMFRRTLANVVGRMVERGQMPYDHAERLVEHVAYDRPKELYGF, from the coding sequence ATGGGGTTCATCGACGAGCGATACCTGTTGGACACCGACGCGGCCGCCCGGCTCTACCGGTCCATCGAGGACCTGCCGGTGGTCGACCCGCACAACCACGTCGACCTCGCGGAGGTCGTCGAGAACGAACCGTGGAGCGACGTCTGGGAGGTCGAGGGCGCGACCGACCACTACGTCTGGCAACTGATGCGCAAGCGCGGCGTCCCCGAGGAGAAGATAACCGGCGACGCGACCAACCGCGAGAAGTGGGACGCGCTGGCCGCGGTGTTCCCCGACTTCGCGGGCAACCCGACCTACGAGTGGGTCCACCTCGACCTCAGGCGCCGGTTCGGCATCGAGGAACCCGTCAGCGCCGAAACGGCCGACGAGATATGGGCCGAGACGAAGCGCCAACTGGCCGAACCGGAGATGCGACCCCAGCGCGTGCTCCGGGACATGAACGTCGAGGTGCTCTGCAGCAGCGACGACCCGACGTCCGACCTCTCGTACCACGAGCGCGCCGAGGACGAGGTCGAGGGCGTCGACGTCCGGCCGACGTGGCGGCCCGACCGCGCGCTGAAGATCGACGCCGAGGCGTGGTCGACGTTCGTCGCGGAACTCGACGAGGCGACCGACGTCGACGTGGATGACGGCGGTTTCGCGGCCTTCTTGGACGCGCTCGCGGAAACCCACGATTACTTCGTCGACCGCGGCTGCGTCGCCTGCGATATCGGCACCGGGACCGACCCGATCTCCAAGCCCGTCAGCCGAGAGCGGGCCGCCGCGGTGTACGAGAAGGCCCGGCGAGGCGAGAATCTGGCCTCCGACGAAGTCGAGGACTACAGGGCGTTCCTGCTGGAGTTCGTCGGCGAGTTGAACAGCGAGGCGGGGTGGGTAACCCAATTGCACGTCGGCGCGGTCCGGAACTACCGCGCGTCGCTGTACGACGAACTCGGCCCGAACGCCGGCGGCGACGTCTCGACCCAGGACGTCGACCTGGTCGCCAACCTCGATCACTTCCTCGACCGCTTCGACGGCGAGATGGAGATCGTCCTCTACGTGCTCGACCCGACCCACTACCCGAGCGCGACGGTGGTGGCCCGGGCGTACCCCAACGTGAGCGTCGGCCCCGCGTGGTGGTTCAACGACAGTCCGTTCGGCATCGAGAACCAACTGGAGCGGGTCGCGTCGGTCGACCTACTCTCGAACTTCGCGGGCATGGTCAGCGACTCGCGCAAACTCGTCTCCTACGGCTCGCGGTTCGAGATGTTCCGGCGGACGCTCGCGAACGTCGTCGGGCGGATGGTCGAGCGGGGCCAGATGCCCTACGACCACGCCGAGCGACTCGTCGAACACGTCGCCTACGACCGGCCGAAAGAACTGTACGGGTTCTGA
- a CDS encoding mandelate racemase/muconate lactonizing enzyme family protein produces MVPRSDVRDVEITDVQTTRIGSTFEWTLVRVYTDAGVTGTGEMVLGPKADAYVEHAKELIVGKNPVDIDARCTELYDGLAYLGGMNGVGVTAVSGIDVALHDLAGKLLDVPAYQLLGGKHRDDVRVYCDVHAGEHLHETDADDGGAYEPSAYAAAAEAVVEEGYDAIKFDLDGSGRHVGDPKNKHLNARAIDFRADIVEAVTESVGDRADVAFDCHWSWTGDTVRRLTSAIERYDVWWLEDTVPPENHDVQTYVTHNTDVTIAAGENVYRVEGARRLIENHGIDVIHPDVPKNGGMLETKKIADMAKAYYIPLALHNVASPVGTMASAHVAAAASNFLALEFHARDVNWWSDVVTERILESGRIEVPDEPGLGVEVDLDVVSGHLLEGETLFDEE; encoded by the coding sequence ATGGTACCACGGAGCGACGTGCGCGACGTCGAGATTACGGACGTCCAGACGACTCGAATCGGGTCCACGTTCGAGTGGACGCTCGTCCGCGTGTACACCGACGCCGGCGTGACCGGGACGGGCGAGATGGTACTTGGGCCGAAGGCCGACGCCTACGTCGAACACGCGAAGGAACTCATCGTCGGGAAGAACCCGGTCGACATCGACGCCCGCTGTACGGAACTGTACGACGGACTCGCCTACCTCGGCGGGATGAACGGGGTGGGCGTGACGGCCGTCTCGGGAATCGACGTCGCGCTTCACGACCTCGCGGGCAAACTGCTCGACGTCCCAGCGTACCAACTGCTGGGGGGCAAGCACCGCGACGACGTCCGCGTCTACTGCGACGTGCACGCCGGCGAGCACCTCCACGAAACCGACGCGGACGACGGGGGCGCGTACGAGCCGTCCGCGTACGCGGCCGCGGCCGAGGCGGTCGTCGAGGAGGGGTACGACGCGATCAAGTTCGACCTCGACGGCTCGGGGAGACACGTGGGCGACCCGAAGAACAAGCACCTGAATGCGCGAGCGATAGATTTCCGCGCCGACATCGTCGAGGCGGTCACCGAGTCCGTCGGCGACCGCGCCGACGTCGCGTTCGACTGTCACTGGAGCTGGACCGGCGATACCGTCCGCCGGCTCACGTCGGCGATAGAACGCTACGACGTCTGGTGGCTCGAAGATACCGTCCCGCCGGAGAACCACGACGTCCAGACGTACGTCACGCACAACACGGACGTGACGATTGCGGCGGGCGAGAACGTCTACCGAGTCGAGGGCGCGCGCCGACTGATCGAGAACCACGGAATCGACGTGATTCACCCGGACGTCCCGAAGAACGGCGGGATGCTGGAGACGAAGAAGATCGCGGACATGGCGAAGGCCTACTACATCCCGCTCGCGCTGCACAACGTCGCCTCGCCGGTCGGCACGATGGCGAGCGCGCACGTCGCGGCCGCGGCGTCGAACTTCCTCGCGCTCGAGTTCCACGCCCGCGACGTGAATTGGTGGAGCGACGTGGTCACCGAGCGGATACTCGAATCGGGGCGCATCGAGGTACCCGACGAACCCGGACTGGGCGTCGAGGTCGACCTCGACGTCGTCTCCGGACATCTGCTGGAGGGGGAGACGCTCTTCGACGAGGAGTAG
- a CDS encoding IclR family transcriptional regulator: protein MEAKHPVRTTEKTLRLVEALMERGPCRVTDLSNHLGMGKSTVHNHLTTLREHGYVEQVDEEYRLGLKFLEVGGHTRKSMEIYQVAEPEIKLLAEETGELANLLVEEQGMGVYLMRAKGEKAVDLDTYAGLRVNLHTTALGKAILAHLPEERVAEIIDRRGLERETSESIGTEEELFDALADIRERGYAIDDGERLEGLRCIAAPVKSSSNEVLGAVSVSAPARRVSDEDLHGDLPERVLNAANVIELNVNY from the coding sequence ATGGAGGCGAAACACCCCGTCCGAACCACCGAGAAAACGCTCAGGCTGGTCGAAGCGCTGATGGAGCGGGGACCGTGTCGGGTGACCGACCTCTCGAATCACCTCGGCATGGGCAAGAGCACGGTCCACAACCACCTGACCACGCTCCGGGAACACGGGTACGTCGAGCAGGTCGACGAGGAGTACCGCCTCGGCCTGAAGTTCCTCGAAGTGGGCGGCCACACCCGCAAGTCCATGGAGATCTACCAGGTGGCCGAACCCGAGATCAAACTGCTCGCCGAGGAGACGGGCGAACTCGCCAACCTGCTGGTCGAGGAGCAGGGGATGGGCGTCTACCTGATGCGCGCCAAGGGCGAGAAGGCCGTCGACCTCGACACCTACGCCGGCCTCCGGGTGAACCTCCACACCACGGCGCTCGGAAAGGCCATCCTCGCCCACCTCCCCGAGGAGCGGGTCGCGGAGATAATCGACCGACGCGGCCTCGAACGCGAAACCTCCGAGAGCATCGGGACCGAGGAGGAACTGTTCGACGCGCTGGCCGACATCCGCGAGCGGGGCTACGCCATCGACGACGGGGAACGCCTGGAGGGACTGCGCTGTATCGCCGCTCCGGTGAAGTCCTCCTCGAACGAGGTTTTGGGGGCCGTCAGCGTCTCTGCGCCGGCCCGCCGGGTGAGCGACGAAGACCTCCACGGCGACCTGCCCGAGCGCGTGCTCAACGCGGCGAACGTCATCGAACTCAACGTCAACTACTGA
- a CDS encoding SGNH/GDSL hydrolase family protein codes for MKSEKYPFVSLHNVAETVPADWTTGGDRLCRVPASVGAELNDGARERVRHATGSEVRFVPESEDGEIEITLSAAERTPVRVFWGAFQSWEPVEIDSTPETLTLSVPDRLKDLNASVDVGRFDPRVCRVRFERFAPVALHDVAGDCRPPVADELPDRRYLAYGTSITEGAKSSAPHLSYVSHVARNCGFDALNLGCSGSAYCESAMAEFIADRDDWDVATLALSVNMANGAFSPAEFRERADAFVNTVAAAHPEKPVACVTLFPYFADATTTGDAEHAAAFREALRSVVADSPHDSLSLVEGPELLPPSELTWDVLHPGDDGMASIGDGLARHLETVLD; via the coding sequence ATGAAGTCGGAGAAGTATCCGTTCGTCTCGCTGCACAACGTCGCGGAAACGGTACCCGCCGACTGGACGACCGGCGGCGATCGGCTGTGTCGCGTCCCCGCCTCGGTCGGGGCCGAACTCAACGACGGGGCGCGCGAGCGGGTGCGGCACGCGACCGGTAGCGAAGTCCGGTTCGTCCCCGAGAGCGAGGACGGCGAGATCGAGATCACGTTGTCCGCGGCCGAGCGGACGCCGGTCCGGGTCTTCTGGGGCGCGTTCCAGTCCTGGGAACCCGTCGAGATCGATTCGACGCCAGAGACGCTCACCCTCTCCGTTCCTGATAGACTGAAGGACCTCAACGCGAGCGTAGACGTGGGACGCTTCGACCCGCGCGTTTGCCGAGTCCGGTTCGAGCGATTCGCCCCGGTGGCGCTTCACGATGTCGCCGGCGACTGCCGCCCGCCCGTCGCCGACGAACTCCCAGACCGGCGCTACCTCGCCTACGGCACCTCCATCACCGAAGGCGCCAAGTCCTCGGCGCCGCACCTGAGCTATGTCTCGCACGTCGCCCGAAACTGCGGGTTCGACGCGCTGAACCTCGGCTGTTCCGGTTCGGCGTACTGCGAATCGGCGATGGCGGAGTTCATCGCGGACCGCGACGACTGGGATGTCGCGACGCTCGCGCTCTCGGTCAACATGGCGAACGGGGCGTTCTCGCCGGCGGAGTTCCGAGAACGCGCGGACGCCTTCGTGAACACGGTCGCGGCCGCACACCCGGAGAAACCGGTCGCGTGCGTGACGCTGTTCCCCTACTTCGCGGACGCGACCACGACCGGTGATGCCGAGCACGCCGCCGCCTTCCGGGAGGCCTTGCGCTCCGTGGTCGCCGACTCCCCGCACGACAGCCTCTCGCTGGTGGAGGGCCCTGAGTTACTGCCGCCCTCGGAGTTGACCTGGGACGTTCTCCACCCGGGCGACGACGGGATGGCATCCATCGGGGACGGACTGGCCCGGCACCTCGAGACGGTGCTCGACTGA
- a CDS encoding mannonate dehydratase, which produces MDTTWMLPPRPDRRWTMAKQLGLSTAVVRFWGEEEWWTYDSLLRTKNRFADHGLSLEVVEDRPPMTKTVLGEDGRDEEIATVKQLLRNMGEVGIDVYCWVWTENPVGVLRTSDAVALRGDSRTTAYDHEQSERAPAHPADVTEAELWENLEYFLDEVVPVAEEAGVKLALHPDDPPISPVRGVPRLVTSVENVRRILDLHDSPNHGLTFCQGNFSAMGADVPETIREFGDDIHFVHFRDVEGTAEHFVETWHEEGQTDMLAAMEAYREAGFDGPIRPDHVPKMAGEEDREGTMAGYTDTGRLFAIGYMKGLLERAEGR; this is translated from the coding sequence ATGGACACGACGTGGATGCTCCCGCCGCGACCCGACCGGCGGTGGACGATGGCCAAACAGCTCGGACTCTCGACCGCCGTCGTCCGGTTCTGGGGCGAAGAGGAGTGGTGGACGTACGACTCGCTGTTGCGGACCAAGAACCGGTTCGCCGACCACGGCCTCTCGCTCGAGGTGGTCGAGGACCGCCCGCCGATGACGAAGACGGTGCTCGGCGAAGACGGCCGCGACGAGGAGATAGCGACGGTCAAACAGTTACTCAGGAACATGGGTGAGGTCGGCATAGACGTCTACTGCTGGGTGTGGACCGAGAACCCCGTGGGCGTGCTCCGAACCTCCGACGCCGTCGCGCTCCGGGGCGACTCCCGGACGACCGCATACGACCACGAGCAGTCCGAGCGCGCGCCCGCGCACCCGGCCGACGTCACCGAGGCGGAACTGTGGGAGAACCTGGAGTACTTCCTCGACGAGGTCGTCCCGGTCGCGGAGGAGGCGGGCGTGAAACTCGCGCTCCACCCCGACGACCCGCCGATATCGCCGGTCCGGGGCGTCCCCCGCCTCGTGACCTCCGTCGAGAACGTCCGGCGAATCCTGGACCTCCACGACAGCCCGAACCACGGGCTCACGTTCTGCCAGGGCAACTTCTCGGCGATGGGCGCCGACGTGCCCGAGACGATACGGGAGTTCGGCGACGACATCCACTTCGTCCACTTCCGCGACGTGGAGGGGACCGCCGAGCACTTCGTCGAAACCTGGCACGAGGAGGGCCAGACCGACATGCTCGCCGCGATGGAGGCCTACCGCGAGGCCGGGTTCGACGGCCCGATTCGGCCCGACCACGTCCCGAAGATGGCCGGCGAGGAGGACCGGGAGGGGACCATGGCCGGCTACACCGACACGGGACGGCTGTTCGCCATCGGCTACATGAAGGGACTGCTGGAGCGGGCCGAAGGCCGGTAA
- a CDS encoding endo-1,4-beta-xylanase produces MSDDSSDYQHRRRTFLKSIGAVGASAAVGPAAAARGTSESLDDYHRTLRNDLTASSRQQRQLPPGSYVYGTTEEAALDAFSLRGAGAETTVPVDTDAVPITKADRVRVPTAWGDDHEADDDDRDDDRGDQTDPSASAYAGEITDRSFAEGDLLLAVAYLRSDEDAEVKARFGYRYTDARGNPAFGENFVQRSARVEPGERWMRYFFPVEVGAEPDGSDLVPALEFLPGSDDWTVEFGGLALFDYGDADVSLGTLPPYDYEGRAEDAEWRQAARERIEKVRKTDVEVEVLNPGGKPMADATVEVEMTDHAFDFGSAVSVGHITGDGEDDETYRETFRENFNKATVENGLKYPAWEGEWDIDNDATRATLDWFNERDVPVRGHYLLWEQFDTAGGGGMSIENADSLSGDELRRRITEKIRTHATEFADDVVEWDMHNHPVWQSNFRDDDGDGLGWDDVRHWWDVANAATEDGLYTNEMGVVGGTWQQDAYYDYLTRLVENDYPVDGIAFMGHHQQQWNQILDVDTLISSFERFAEFDLPLLVSEFDIQIFSRRNAQDVELQRDYTRDFLTVAFSQAAVEGVVSWGFWADDHWRPTGAYYDSDWTLRPHGETYRDLVFDEWWTDETGETDDNGVYATRGFKGDYRIAAEKGALSGETTVTIDDETDTVTVELAPAGRDESRGDGEDGEDDESKR; encoded by the coding sequence ATGTCAGACGATAGCTCCGACTACCAGCACAGGCGGCGGACGTTCCTCAAATCCATCGGCGCGGTCGGCGCGTCGGCGGCCGTCGGTCCGGCCGCGGCGGCGCGGGGGACGTCGGAATCGCTCGACGACTACCACCGGACGCTCCGGAACGACCTGACTGCTTCGAGCAGGCAACAGCGCCAACTTCCGCCGGGGTCGTACGTCTACGGCACGACCGAGGAGGCCGCGCTTGACGCGTTCTCGCTCCGAGGCGCGGGCGCGGAGACGACCGTCCCGGTCGACACCGACGCCGTGCCCATCACGAAAGCCGACCGGGTCCGCGTGCCGACCGCATGGGGTGACGACCACGAGGCGGACGACGATGACCGGGACGACGACCGTGGCGACCAAACGGACCCGTCGGCGTCGGCGTACGCCGGCGAGATCACCGACCGCTCGTTCGCCGAGGGCGACCTGCTGCTCGCCGTGGCGTACCTGCGCAGCGACGAGGACGCCGAGGTGAAAGCGCGGTTCGGCTACCGGTACACCGACGCCCGCGGGAACCCGGCGTTCGGCGAGAACTTCGTCCAGCGCAGCGCCCGCGTCGAACCCGGCGAGCGGTGGATGCGGTACTTCTTCCCCGTCGAGGTCGGCGCCGAACCCGACGGCTCGGACCTCGTTCCGGCGCTGGAGTTCCTGCCGGGTTCCGACGATTGGACCGTCGAGTTCGGCGGACTTGCGCTGTTCGACTACGGCGACGCCGACGTGTCGCTCGGGACGCTACCGCCGTACGACTACGAGGGCCGGGCCGAGGACGCCGAGTGGCGCCAGGCCGCCCGCGAGCGCATCGAGAAGGTTCGGAAGACCGACGTCGAGGTCGAGGTCCTGAACCCCGGCGGGAAGCCGATGGCGGACGCGACGGTCGAGGTCGAGATGACCGACCACGCGTTCGACTTCGGGAGCGCCGTCTCGGTCGGCCACATCACCGGCGACGGCGAGGACGACGAGACGTATCGGGAGACGTTCCGCGAGAACTTCAACAAGGCCACCGTCGAGAACGGGCTGAAATATCCCGCCTGGGAGGGCGAGTGGGACATCGACAACGACGCCACCCGGGCGACCCTCGACTGGTTCAACGAGCGGGACGTCCCGGTTCGGGGCCACTACCTGCTCTGGGAGCAGTTCGACACCGCGGGCGGCGGCGGGATGTCCATCGAGAACGCCGACTCACTCTCGGGCGACGAACTCCGGCGGCGCATCACCGAGAAGATACGGACCCACGCCACCGAATTCGCGGACGACGTCGTCGAGTGGGACATGCACAACCATCCCGTCTGGCAGTCCAACTTCCGGGACGACGACGGCGACGGCCTGGGCTGGGACGACGTCAGGCACTGGTGGGACGTCGCGAACGCGGCCACCGAGGACGGCCTGTACACCAACGAGATGGGCGTCGTCGGCGGCACCTGGCAGCAGGACGCGTACTACGACTACCTCACCCGACTGGTCGAGAACGACTATCCCGTCGACGGCATCGCGTTCATGGGCCACCACCAGCAGCAGTGGAACCAGATTCTCGACGTCGACACGCTGATTTCGAGCTTCGAGCGGTTCGCAGAGTTCGACCTCCCCCTGCTCGTCTCCGAGTTCGACATCCAGATATTCAGCCGACGGAACGCCCAGGACGTCGAACTCCAGCGCGACTACACCCGCGACTTCCTCACAGTCGCGTTCAGCCAGGCGGCCGTTGAGGGCGTCGTCTCGTGGGGCTTCTGGGCCGACGACCACTGGCGGCCGACGGGCGCCTACTACGACTCGGACTGGACGCTGCGGCCCCACGGCGAGACGTACCGCGACCTCGTCTTCGACGAGTGGTGGACCGACGAGACCGGCGAAACCGACGACAACGGCGTCTACGCCACCCGCGGCTTCAAGGGCGACTACCGAATCGCGGCCGAGAAGGGCGCGCTGTCGGGCGAAACCACCGTCACGATAGACGACGAAACCGACACGGTGACGGTCGAACTCGCGCCGGCGGGCAGGGACGAATCCCGCGGAGACGGGGAAGACGGCGAAGACGACGAGTCGAAGCGGTAG